One Glutamicibacter halophytocola DNA segment encodes these proteins:
- a CDS encoding NADH:flavin oxidoreductase/NADH oxidase: protein MPQSKLFSPVTIPAKNGTGLQLRNRVVLPPMCQYSIIERNGVPTTWHLAHLGSMAHGGFSLVIAEATAVAAEGRISDRDAGLWNDEQVEAWKPITEYIRSHGAAAGVQLAHAGAKASTYGWLKELEEAGLSGSISVEDGGWETFTSAPSGLFDLKPATAMSREQIAESVQDWAAAAQRADAAGFDLIQIHAAHGYLIHQFLSPLTNQRTDEYGGSYENRTRYLREIIQAISAVWSADKPLGIRFSGEDWVEDGWGIADTVKLAGELYELGVRAFDLSSAGIGPFRGPTGPGYQVPLAQAVKQALPDDAFVTAVGAITDAIQAEHIVVSGQADGVSIGRAALGNPQWPNHAAQQLGAEKSHPPQYWRGRW, encoded by the coding sequence ATGCCACAAAGCAAGTTATTCAGCCCAGTCACCATCCCCGCCAAGAACGGAACAGGACTCCAGCTGCGCAATCGCGTGGTTCTGCCACCGATGTGCCAATATTCCATCATCGAGCGCAACGGAGTGCCAACCACATGGCACCTCGCGCATCTGGGATCCATGGCCCACGGCGGTTTTTCCCTTGTCATCGCCGAGGCAACGGCAGTCGCTGCCGAGGGGCGGATCTCTGACCGGGACGCCGGATTATGGAACGACGAGCAGGTCGAAGCCTGGAAGCCCATCACCGAATACATCCGCTCCCATGGTGCTGCCGCCGGGGTGCAGCTGGCCCACGCCGGCGCGAAGGCCTCCACCTACGGATGGCTCAAAGAGCTGGAGGAAGCTGGACTCTCGGGCAGCATCAGTGTCGAAGACGGCGGTTGGGAAACCTTCACGTCCGCGCCGAGCGGGCTGTTCGACCTGAAGCCGGCTACAGCCATGAGCCGGGAGCAGATCGCCGAGTCCGTCCAGGATTGGGCCGCAGCGGCACAACGTGCTGATGCGGCCGGATTTGATCTCATCCAGATCCACGCAGCGCACGGTTATCTGATCCACCAGTTCCTGTCTCCACTGACCAATCAGCGCACCGATGAATATGGCGGAAGCTACGAGAACCGCACCCGATACTTGCGTGAAATCATCCAGGCGATCTCGGCCGTTTGGTCGGCAGATAAGCCGCTGGGCATTCGTTTTTCAGGCGAAGACTGGGTGGAAGACGGATGGGGCATTGCCGACACGGTGAAACTCGCCGGGGAACTGTATGAGCTCGGAGTGCGTGCATTTGACCTCTCAAGCGCGGGCATCGGGCCCTTCCGTGGGCCAACGGGGCCGGGGTACCAGGTGCCCCTGGCGCAGGCAGTCAAGCAGGCACTGCCGGACGATGCATTTGTCACCGCCGTAGGCGCTATCACCGATGCCATCCAAGCTGAGCATATTGTGGTCTCAGGGCAGGCCGACGGCGTGAGCATTGGACGCGCTGCCTTGGGCAATCCGCAGTGGCCAAACCATGCTGCCCAGCAGCTTGGCGCCGAGAAATCGCACCCTCCGCAGTACTGGCGCGGCCGCTGGTAA
- the mgtE gene encoding magnesium transporter — MFTFEYVDFSTTSQEIRTCLAADAYQRLAALLRELKLGQLIEQFEALKTTDAAILYRMLDKERSLEVFQELDAPVQAELIETLQEESVVEAFAALEPADRVALLDELPATVATQLLAGLDARQRQATGVLLGYRDSSAGRVMSAHFLSTHPELTAGQTLDRIIPQLGTMEHCHIIMVVDRTRRFIGAVRLADLLGQPREQLISDFSVEVPAAQASEPGIEAARRAVERHLDLMPVLDNDGRLIGVLPLGEAIDLLEDAEESRTARSAGSEPLYRPYLGTPLRKLVRARVVWLLVLAIGATLTVQVLATFEQTLESMVVLSLFIPLIVGIGGNTGNQAATTVTRALAMGDVRVSDLGRVIFREVRIGAMLGVCLGAIAFLIAGVVFELKVGLIIGITLVALCSVAAAVGGAMPIIGKFFKADPAVFSNPFISTFVDAAGLIVYLTVAVLVLGR, encoded by the coding sequence ATGTTCACCTTCGAATACGTAGACTTTTCAACTACTTCTCAGGAAATCCGCACCTGCCTCGCAGCTGATGCATACCAGCGCCTAGCCGCGTTGCTCAGGGAACTGAAGCTGGGGCAGCTCATCGAGCAATTTGAGGCCTTGAAGACAACCGACGCTGCGATCCTTTACCGCATGCTGGACAAAGAGCGGTCGTTGGAAGTCTTCCAAGAACTCGATGCACCAGTACAGGCAGAACTCATCGAGACGCTCCAGGAAGAGTCGGTCGTTGAAGCATTCGCCGCGTTGGAACCCGCAGACCGGGTTGCGCTGCTTGACGAGCTGCCGGCCACCGTTGCCACGCAGTTGCTTGCTGGCCTGGACGCCCGGCAGCGTCAAGCGACCGGGGTACTGCTGGGCTACCGGGATTCAAGCGCCGGGCGGGTCATGTCGGCCCACTTCCTCTCCACGCATCCGGAGCTCACCGCCGGGCAGACCCTGGATCGCATTATCCCTCAGCTGGGCACGATGGAACACTGCCACATCATCATGGTGGTTGATCGCACCCGCCGGTTCATCGGAGCGGTGCGGCTGGCCGATCTGCTCGGACAGCCTCGGGAGCAGCTCATCTCTGACTTCAGCGTGGAAGTACCTGCCGCACAGGCCTCCGAGCCTGGCATCGAGGCAGCGCGCAGGGCTGTCGAACGCCATCTGGACTTGATGCCGGTGCTTGATAATGATGGACGATTGATTGGCGTGCTTCCGCTGGGCGAGGCCATCGACCTGCTCGAAGACGCCGAAGAATCACGCACCGCACGCAGCGCTGGATCCGAGCCTTTGTATCGCCCATACCTTGGCACTCCGCTGCGCAAGCTGGTGCGAGCCCGTGTGGTTTGGCTGCTGGTCTTGGCCATCGGCGCCACGCTTACTGTGCAAGTGCTCGCCACTTTCGAACAGACCTTGGAGTCCATGGTCGTGCTCAGCTTGTTCATCCCGCTGATCGTTGGCATTGGCGGAAATACAGGCAACCAAGCGGCCACCACTGTCACAAGGGCCCTGGCCATGGGAGATGTGCGCGTGAGCGACTTGGGCCGCGTCATTTTCCGGGAAGTGCGCATCGGGGCAATGCTGGGAGTGTGCTTGGGCGCTATTGCCTTCCTCATTGCCGGCGTCGTTTTTGAACTGAAGGTCGGCCTGATCATCGGGATAACGCTCGTGGCACTTTGCAGTGTGGCGGCGGCCGTTGGGGGAGCGATGCCGATTATCGGTAAGTTCTTCAAAGCCGACCCGGCGGTCTTCTCAAACCCATTCATCTCCACCTTCGTGGACGCTGCTGGGCTGATCGTGTACCTCACCGTGGCAGTACTCGTCCTGGGCCGGTGA
- a CDS encoding CDP-glycerol glycerophosphotransferase family protein yields the protein MALIPSQITQATGKARALIAERSVRAEIAQGQREIQQADHVIFFAEGPGQFYQLGVWLGTFERLAAQGLGIGLVLMDSLSARQALSSSTLPLLFTRSMEQIESRLREWNTKSISYVNNAQRNFTMLRFNGPAHIHLNHGESEKASMVSNQLKAYDYACVAGPAAVDRICENISRFDSSHLVQIGRPQLDALELEGPSEKIRVLYAPTWEGDSSAMAYSSVMRLGERILAQLVNDDRFDVRFRPHPKTGDILAEAKKTVAALQSRFESTMDPVPDASQSLVWADVAICDTSAMAYDAVALNIPLLLAADRPSKLRDGLPMEQHLGNANGLADRVAKLAASGVAGKQKQLAQYFFATTEPGMATKKLNQLFSGL from the coding sequence ATGGCATTGATTCCTTCCCAAATTACTCAGGCGACAGGTAAAGCACGAGCCTTGATCGCCGAGCGATCGGTGCGAGCTGAAATAGCGCAAGGCCAAAGGGAAATACAACAAGCCGACCATGTCATCTTCTTTGCCGAAGGCCCCGGCCAGTTCTACCAACTAGGTGTTTGGCTGGGGACCTTTGAGCGACTTGCCGCCCAAGGCCTGGGCATCGGCCTGGTATTGATGGATTCACTCAGCGCGCGGCAGGCACTGAGCTCCAGCACACTGCCCCTGCTGTTCACGCGTTCCATGGAGCAAATCGAGTCCAGGCTGCGCGAGTGGAACACCAAGTCGATCAGCTACGTGAACAATGCCCAGCGGAACTTCACCATGCTGCGCTTCAACGGTCCAGCGCATATTCATCTGAACCATGGCGAGAGCGAAAAGGCCTCGATGGTTTCCAACCAGCTCAAGGCCTATGACTATGCCTGTGTTGCCGGACCCGCAGCGGTGGATCGCATCTGTGAAAACATCTCTCGATTCGATTCTTCGCACCTCGTGCAGATCGGGCGGCCGCAACTTGATGCCTTGGAATTGGAAGGGCCCTCAGAGAAGATCCGGGTCCTCTACGCGCCAACATGGGAAGGCGATTCTTCGGCGATGGCCTATTCCTCGGTAATGAGGCTGGGCGAACGGATCCTTGCGCAGCTGGTCAACGATGACCGGTTCGACGTGCGTTTCCGCCCCCATCCGAAAACCGGCGATATCCTGGCCGAAGCCAAGAAGACCGTGGCTGCTTTGCAGTCGAGGTTCGAGTCGACCATGGATCCCGTTCCCGACGCTTCGCAATCCCTGGTCTGGGCCGACGTGGCCATTTGCGATACTTCAGCCATGGCCTACGACGCCGTGGCATTGAACATTCCGCTGCTGCTCGCCGCCGATCGCCCGAGCAAGCTGCGTGACGGGCTGCCGATGGAACAGCACCTTGGCAACGCCAACGGATTGGCGGACCGGGTAGCAAAACTGGCTGCCAGCGGAGTGGCCGGCAAGCAAAAACAACTGGCCCAGTACTTCTTCGCCACCACCGAACCCGGGATGGCCACGAAGAAGCTGAACCAGCTGTTCTCCGGTCTGTAG
- a CDS encoding YibE/F family protein, with product MGHHHHDEPILQDPKRRRRASIILWALLAPIGVLAMVMVIVLWPQGTYNKFALDGSMDTAGGATMATGTVTRSGVETCPSSQGLEDVGGKTLECTVTYVMPASGGAEIQMEIPPEMLQSRDARPGDALRYLDLSKVDTTSGSPYVFVDFVRTLPMTLLAIAYGIVVVLVAGWRGARAVIGLVGGIAFMIFFMVPALIEGGNPVVVGLTGATAIMFVALYFAHGLNAKTSTALLGTLFGLGVTAALALWLTDAAALTGANDESAMTLSTVAPQISLPGLLICGVLVGGMGVLNDVTITQSATVWELAETSPRASAKELFFRGMRIGRDHIASTVYTIAFAYAGAALPILAIAAMSNQGFGVTLGSGEMAEEVIRILIGSIGLVLAIPVTTAIAVMVVKATGTGGAHGKRSLFAANADA from the coding sequence GTGGGCCACCATCACCATGACGAACCGATATTGCAGGATCCCAAACGACGGCGCCGTGCCTCGATCATCTTGTGGGCATTGCTCGCGCCTATCGGCGTGCTGGCAATGGTCATGGTCATCGTCCTATGGCCCCAAGGAACGTACAACAAGTTTGCCCTCGATGGCTCCATGGATACCGCTGGTGGTGCCACGATGGCGACCGGCACCGTAACCCGGAGCGGTGTTGAGACCTGTCCTTCGTCCCAAGGGCTGGAAGACGTGGGCGGCAAGACCTTGGAATGCACGGTCACCTACGTCATGCCAGCGTCAGGCGGGGCGGAAATCCAGATGGAAATTCCGCCTGAAATGCTGCAATCCCGGGACGCCCGGCCCGGCGATGCCTTGCGCTATTTGGACCTGTCCAAGGTAGATACCACCAGCGGCAGTCCCTACGTCTTTGTCGACTTCGTACGTACCTTGCCCATGACCCTGCTGGCTATTGCCTACGGGATAGTCGTCGTGCTGGTGGCTGGGTGGCGTGGTGCGCGAGCGGTCATCGGCTTGGTTGGCGGCATCGCGTTCATGATCTTCTTCATGGTCCCGGCGCTGATCGAGGGCGGGAATCCCGTGGTGGTCGGCCTGACCGGTGCCACGGCCATCATGTTCGTGGCGCTGTATTTTGCCCATGGCTTGAATGCCAAGACATCAACGGCGCTGCTGGGGACGCTCTTTGGCTTGGGAGTGACCGCGGCATTGGCGCTGTGGCTGACGGACGCGGCGGCGCTGACCGGCGCTAATGACGAGTCGGCAATGACCTTGTCTACTGTGGCGCCGCAAATTTCCCTGCCTGGCCTGCTGATCTGCGGCGTGCTGGTCGGCGGAATGGGTGTGCTCAACGATGTCACCATCACCCAGTCCGCCACGGTATGGGAGCTGGCCGAAACTTCGCCCAGGGCTTCGGCCAAGGAACTGTTCTTCCGCGGCATGCGCATTGGCCGGGACCACATTGCCTCAACGGTTTACACCATTGCCTTCGCATACGCCGGGGCCGCGCTGCCAATCCTGGCCATTGCGGCGATGAGCAACCAGGGATTCGGTGTGACGCTGGGCTCAGGGGAGATGGCTGAGGAAGTTATCCGGATACTTATTGGTTCTATTGGCTTGGTACTGGCTATTCCTGTCACCACGGCCATAGCGGTCATGGTGGTGAAGGCCACCGGTACTGGCGGAGCACACGGCAAGCGATCCTTGTTTGCCGCCAACGCAGACGCCTAG
- a CDS encoding CPBP family intramembrane glutamic endopeptidase — translation MSSPHFLQPPAPIAAGEQSFPFHRLMRRNHDYRWWRPLAFAGTGLGFFVALFIVVMLIIFVVALVNPANWAADPNGAPDSLLTEADLDMTSPIDFTITMASLIIMIPAVYLAYLLLGSKPVGQLISVAGRLRWRWFAMALGTSSLLFAAYFALSFGLTAAGVGGQPDMAAVQGPADPLFFALLVILLTPFQCAAEELVFRGALMQIIGSWLKHPLFAILLPVPLFTFGHLYDVYGLLDVTAFAIAAGYLTWRTGGLEAAMAMHIINNTFLFLLGAMGQVDLNATSSGPMSLLFSVLFTALLTFALVKLSSKNDVARTAGPIPPMTRPPLLQPWPMAQPVPHPRQAYWAPPMDPSAPQAQSPYPQDYPPSPGYPSTPPADPAHGAPENHDR, via the coding sequence ATGAGCTCGCCACACTTTCTGCAGCCCCCTGCGCCCATAGCTGCCGGGGAACAAAGTTTTCCCTTCCACCGGCTAATGCGTCGAAACCATGATTACCGCTGGTGGCGCCCGCTGGCTTTTGCCGGAACCGGGCTGGGTTTTTTTGTAGCACTGTTCATCGTCGTCATGCTGATTATCTTCGTAGTGGCCCTGGTGAACCCCGCCAATTGGGCGGCTGATCCAAATGGCGCGCCAGACTCCCTCCTCACCGAGGCAGACCTGGACATGACCTCGCCCATCGATTTCACCATCACGATGGCGTCATTGATCATCATGATCCCCGCGGTATATCTGGCCTATCTATTGCTCGGCTCCAAGCCTGTCGGCCAGTTGATTTCCGTCGCTGGAAGATTGCGCTGGCGTTGGTTCGCAATGGCCCTCGGCACCAGTTCCCTCTTATTTGCTGCCTACTTCGCCCTGAGCTTCGGCCTGACGGCCGCCGGGGTGGGAGGGCAACCTGACATGGCTGCGGTCCAGGGTCCGGCTGATCCGCTCTTTTTCGCTCTCCTGGTCATTTTGCTGACACCATTTCAATGTGCTGCCGAGGAATTGGTGTTCCGTGGAGCATTGATGCAGATCATCGGCAGCTGGCTGAAGCACCCCCTTTTTGCCATTCTCCTGCCGGTGCCCTTGTTCACCTTTGGCCATCTCTACGACGTTTATGGCCTGCTGGATGTGACGGCGTTTGCCATCGCTGCCGGTTACCTCACCTGGCGCACCGGCGGCTTGGAAGCTGCAATGGCCATGCACATTATCAACAACACCTTCTTGTTCTTGCTCGGAGCAATGGGCCAGGTGGATTTGAATGCAACGTCATCCGGTCCGATGTCCTTGCTCTTCTCGGTCCTCTTCACGGCGCTGCTGACATTTGCCCTGGTCAAGCTGTCCAGCAAGAACGACGTCGCCCGCACCGCAGGGCCAATCCCGCCCATGACTCGGCCGCCGCTACTGCAGCCCTGGCCGATGGCCCAGCCGGTGCCTCACCCGCGCCAGGCTTATTGGGCGCCACCGATGGATCCGTCCGCACCGCAGGCCCAATCGCCTTACCCGCAGGACTATCCTCCGTCTCCCGGGTACCCGTCGACGCCTCCCGCTGATCCAGCTCATGGCGCTCCCGAGAATCATGATCGCTAA
- a CDS encoding L-serine ammonia-lyase: MAVSVFDLFSVGIGPSSSHTVGPMRAAHAFIAQVIREEKMDALDNIRVDVYGSLAATGRGHGTFTAIMLGLEGFEPETVLPSQVDERLEQMDATGILQLGAQLGQRKDLNYSVNDMVQHPLTVLPRHTNGVKFVALDSQGNELVNETFFSVGGGFIVREGDEERIEKNLEEKLQQQPYPFTTAAQLLEHVKATGKSIADIMMSNELAYRSQDEIRSGLVHIYQVMEDCKDSALERTGVLPGGLKVRRRAPEWHERLRKEDKDRDPVYWQEWINLVALAVNEENASGGRVVTAPTNGAAGIIPAVLFYATHYAPGAKYWNEEERNDAVVRFLLTAGAVGVLYKEQASISGAEVGCQGEVGSASSMAAGGLAEILGGTPAQVENAAEIAMEHNLGLTCDPIGGLVQIPCIERNAIAASKAVNAAKMALMGDGEHHVTLDEVIITMRETGKDMSDKYKETAMGGLAVNVVEC; the protein is encoded by the coding sequence GTGGGGCCAATGCGTGCGGCGCACGCATTCATCGCCCAAGTAATCCGTGAAGAGAAGATGGATGCCCTGGATAATATCCGGGTCGATGTCTACGGCTCACTGGCCGCGACCGGACGCGGACACGGAACTTTCACTGCCATCATGCTGGGGCTTGAAGGATTTGAACCCGAAACGGTGCTGCCTTCGCAGGTTGATGAACGCCTGGAGCAGATGGATGCCACTGGAATCTTGCAGTTGGGAGCGCAGCTAGGTCAGCGCAAAGACCTGAACTACTCCGTCAATGACATGGTCCAACACCCGTTGACCGTACTGCCGCGCCACACCAACGGAGTGAAGTTCGTGGCCCTCGATTCACAGGGCAATGAACTGGTCAACGAAACCTTCTTCTCGGTCGGCGGCGGCTTCATCGTGCGTGAAGGTGATGAAGAGCGCATCGAGAAGAATCTGGAAGAAAAGCTGCAACAGCAGCCATACCCATTCACGACTGCTGCCCAGCTTTTGGAGCATGTGAAGGCCACGGGCAAGTCCATAGCCGACATCATGATGTCCAATGAATTGGCCTACCGCAGCCAGGATGAAATCCGATCAGGACTGGTCCACATCTATCAGGTGATGGAGGACTGCAAGGACTCGGCCTTGGAACGTACCGGTGTGCTGCCCGGTGGGCTCAAGGTGCGCCGCCGCGCGCCGGAATGGCATGAGCGCCTGCGCAAGGAAGACAAGGACCGCGACCCTGTCTACTGGCAGGAATGGATCAACCTTGTCGCTTTGGCAGTGAATGAGGAAAATGCTTCCGGCGGCCGTGTGGTGACTGCGCCGACTAATGGCGCGGCCGGCATCATCCCAGCGGTCCTGTTCTACGCCACTCACTATGCCCCAGGTGCCAAGTACTGGAATGAAGAGGAAAGAAACGACGCCGTAGTGCGCTTCCTTCTCACTGCCGGCGCAGTGGGAGTGCTCTACAAGGAACAGGCCTCGATCTCCGGCGCTGAAGTTGGCTGCCAGGGCGAAGTCGGCTCGGCCTCGTCGATGGCCGCTGGCGGCCTCGCCGAAATTCTCGGTGGCACCCCGGCACAGGTGGAAAACGCCGCGGAAATCGCCATGGAGCACAACCTCGGGTTGACCTGTGACCCCATTGGCGGTCTGGTCCAGATTCCATGCATCGAGCGCAATGCGATTGCTGCATCCAAGGCAGTGAATGCTGCCAAGATGGCGCTGATGGGCGACGGCGAGCACCATGTCACCTTGGATGAAGTCATCATCACAATGCGCGAAACTGGCAAGGACATGAGCGATAAGTACAAGGAAACGGCCATGGGCGGTTTGGCCGTCAACGTGGTCGAATGCTAA
- a CDS encoding metal ABC transporter solute-binding protein, Zn/Mn family — protein MKKYRSLLAAAVAVPAAGMILVGCAGTGSEASDADTSAVKVVATTNVYGQVARAVGGDTVSVSEIITSAAQDPHSYEPTTRDKLTVSEANIVVANGGGYDQFMDSLVQSLPSDQASGVQLIHAVDSSPIAKEHEEEEAHEGESAEEHAEHAEEEAHEEHEGHDHAGYNEHIWYDLDSMSALADELATTFGKTDAANAQQYTKNAEEFNAGIKKLQTQLRDAKLEDKKFIMTEPVPYHLLDDAGMEDITPEGLSEAIEEGEGIAPMTLKKAQDLLEGGNTDVLAYNVQTEGNETKALKKDAESGKVPVVDFAETIQDDSSYLDWMKSNISNLASAING, from the coding sequence ATGAAGAAGTATCGCTCATTGCTTGCAGCCGCCGTCGCTGTGCCCGCAGCGGGAATGATACTCGTCGGGTGCGCCGGGACTGGCAGCGAAGCCAGCGATGCGGATACCTCTGCAGTCAAAGTGGTGGCAACGACCAATGTCTATGGCCAGGTTGCCCGTGCTGTGGGAGGCGACACCGTCAGCGTCAGCGAGATTATCACCTCGGCTGCCCAGGACCCTCACTCATATGAGCCAACCACCCGCGACAAGCTCACCGTTTCTGAAGCGAATATCGTTGTTGCCAACGGCGGGGGATACGACCAGTTCATGGATTCACTGGTCCAGTCCCTGCCCAGCGACCAGGCTTCGGGCGTTCAGCTGATTCACGCGGTGGATTCTTCGCCTATTGCCAAGGAGCATGAGGAAGAAGAAGCGCATGAAGGCGAAAGCGCCGAGGAGCATGCCGAGCATGCTGAAGAGGAAGCGCATGAGGAGCATGAAGGCCACGATCATGCCGGCTACAACGAGCACATCTGGTACGACCTGGACTCCATGTCGGCCTTGGCCGATGAGCTGGCCACAACCTTCGGCAAAACCGATGCCGCCAACGCGCAGCAATACACGAAAAACGCCGAAGAGTTCAATGCCGGCATCAAGAAGCTGCAGACTCAGCTGCGCGATGCCAAGCTCGAGGACAAGAAGTTCATCATGACTGAACCAGTGCCGTACCACCTTCTGGATGATGCAGGCATGGAGGACATCACGCCTGAAGGGCTGAGCGAGGCCATCGAAGAAGGGGAAGGCATTGCGCCAATGACCCTCAAGAAGGCCCAGGACCTGTTGGAAGGCGGCAATACCGACGTCCTCGCTTACAACGTGCAGACCGAGGGCAACGAGACCAAGGCGCTGAAAAAGGATGCTGAATCCGGCAAGGTGCCAGTCGTCGATTTCGCAGAAACCATCCAGGATGATTCAAGCTACCTGGATTGGATGAAATCCAACATTTCCAACTTGGCTTCCGCGATCAACGGCTAG
- a CDS encoding gamma-aminobutyraldehyde dehydrogenase, which translates to MDYYNPTLGHQFINGEQVLGQGPVLPRVSPATGDKLLDVDTASTEQVDQAVQAAARAFKTWSALTPAERSDHLLAFARELQAHAGELAQVETAQTGKSIRMSTEFDVPGTIDNVNFFAGAARNLQGLAAGDYAGNTTSMIRREAIGVIGSISPWNYPLQMAAWKVLPAIAAGNTIVLKPSELTPGTSMLFAKAASDSGLPDGVLNVVVGDGPSVGATLVRHPLVKMTSFTGSTAVGLKIMSMAAERANRVHLELGGKAPFVVFDDADIEAAAHGAVAGSTINSGQDCTAATRAYVHSSVFDKFTARVAQLMDAMVVGSPSDPDTDMGSLISEAHLEKVSAMVDRAKQDGAQILAGGRREERPGFYYRPTLVIGAAQDSEIVQHEVFGPVLVALPFDDDEQAMDLANDTPYGLAASAWTKNVDRAMKASAQIQAGCVWINEHILIVSDMPHGGYKASGMGKDMSQYSFDEYTNVKHVMLSHDPAPHRQWQDTVFKQR; encoded by the coding sequence ATGGATTACTACAACCCAACTCTGGGACATCAGTTCATCAACGGAGAGCAGGTACTCGGCCAGGGACCTGTCCTGCCGCGGGTCTCCCCCGCGACCGGTGATAAATTGCTCGACGTTGATACGGCGAGCACGGAACAGGTGGACCAAGCGGTACAAGCCGCGGCACGGGCGTTTAAGACCTGGTCCGCGCTGACACCGGCAGAACGCTCTGACCATCTGCTGGCCTTCGCCCGCGAGCTCCAGGCGCATGCCGGCGAGCTGGCCCAGGTGGAAACGGCGCAGACCGGCAAATCCATTCGGATGTCCACGGAGTTTGACGTCCCCGGAACGATCGACAATGTGAACTTCTTTGCCGGCGCCGCCAGAAACCTCCAGGGCTTGGCTGCTGGCGACTATGCAGGGAACACCACCTCGATGATCCGCCGCGAGGCTATTGGCGTCATCGGATCGATCAGCCCCTGGAACTATCCATTGCAGATGGCTGCCTGGAAGGTGCTCCCGGCCATCGCCGCGGGAAATACCATCGTGCTCAAGCCCAGTGAGCTCACTCCCGGCACGTCCATGCTTTTCGCCAAGGCCGCAAGCGATTCGGGCCTGCCAGACGGTGTTCTCAATGTGGTGGTCGGCGATGGCCCTTCCGTCGGGGCAACACTGGTACGCCACCCTCTGGTGAAGATGACCTCGTTCACCGGTTCCACCGCGGTAGGGCTGAAGATCATGTCGATGGCCGCTGAACGCGCAAACCGCGTGCATTTGGAGTTGGGCGGCAAGGCGCCATTCGTCGTCTTTGACGATGCCGATATCGAGGCAGCGGCTCACGGCGCGGTGGCAGGTTCCACGATCAATTCCGGCCAGGATTGCACGGCGGCGACCCGCGCCTATGTGCACTCTTCTGTTTTTGACAAGTTCACCGCGCGGGTGGCGCAGCTGATGGATGCGATGGTGGTTGGCAGTCCCTCAGATCCCGACACCGATATGGGTTCGCTGATCAGCGAAGCGCATCTGGAAAAGGTTTCGGCGATGGTCGATCGCGCCAAGCAGGACGGCGCGCAAATACTGGCCGGTGGACGGCGCGAGGAACGCCCCGGGTTCTACTATCGCCCAACACTGGTCATCGGTGCCGCCCAGGATTCAGAAATCGTCCAGCACGAAGTTTTCGGACCGGTCCTGGTGGCCCTGCCGTTCGACGATGACGAGCAAGCCATGGATCTGGCTAATGACACGCCCTACGGTTTGGCTGCCAGCGCGTGGACGAAGAATGTCGACCGTGCAATGAAGGCCAGTGCGCAGATCCAGGCTGGCTGCGTGTGGATCAATGAGCATATCCTCATCGTTTCGGACATGCCCCATGGCGGCTACAAGGCTTCAGGCATGGGCAAAGATATGAGCCAGTACTCCTTTGACGAATACACCAATGTGAAGCACGTGATGCTCTCCCACGATCCTGCGCCTCACCGCCAGTGGCAGGACACCGTTTTCAAACAGCGCTAA